Proteins encoded together in one Schumannella luteola window:
- a CDS encoding cystathionine gamma-synthase, whose protein sequence is MSDFLTPDSAIETRAIHAGQAFDPATGAVNPPVHFSSTFVQDGIGGFRGGYEYARGGNPTRDHLQELLASLEGGEVAYSFASGLAAEDALLRAVLKPGDHVVMGNDVYGGTHRLVNRVHVPWGVHLDTVEMGDPDAVRAAVKPGQTRVLWVETPSNPLMKVTDIEGLAAIGREAGAIVVVDNTFASPYLQQPLSLGADVVVHSTTKYIGGHSDLLGGAVILKDRELAEKLGFIQFGVGAVSSPFDAWLTMRGIKTLPVRMDRHSSNAQTLAERLVGHAKIDRVYYPGLPEHPGHDIAAKQMRSFGGMISLALSGGGVAARKLAESTQLFQLAESLGGVESLIGYPTEMTHASVKGTALEVPDNVVRLSVGLENIDDLTGDLLGALDRL, encoded by the coding sequence ATGTCCGACTTCCTCACGCCCGACTCCGCCATCGAGACCCGCGCCATCCACGCCGGTCAGGCCTTCGACCCGGCGACCGGTGCGGTCAACCCGCCCGTGCACTTCAGCTCGACTTTCGTGCAGGACGGCATCGGCGGCTTCCGCGGCGGCTACGAGTACGCGCGCGGCGGCAACCCGACCCGTGACCACCTGCAGGAGCTGCTGGCCTCGCTCGAGGGCGGCGAGGTCGCCTACAGCTTCGCCTCGGGGCTCGCCGCCGAGGATGCGCTGCTACGCGCCGTGCTGAAGCCGGGCGACCACGTCGTCATGGGCAACGACGTGTACGGCGGCACCCACCGCCTGGTCAACCGCGTGCACGTGCCCTGGGGCGTGCACCTCGACACCGTCGAGATGGGCGACCCGGATGCGGTGCGCGCCGCGGTCAAGCCCGGTCAGACCCGCGTGCTCTGGGTCGAGACCCCGAGCAACCCGCTCATGAAGGTGACCGACATCGAGGGTCTCGCCGCGATCGGCCGCGAGGCCGGCGCGATCGTGGTCGTCGACAACACCTTCGCCTCGCCGTACCTGCAGCAGCCGCTGTCGCTCGGCGCCGACGTGGTCGTGCACTCGACCACCAAATACATCGGCGGCCACAGCGACCTGCTCGGCGGCGCCGTGATTCTCAAGGATCGCGAGCTGGCCGAGAAGCTCGGCTTCATCCAGTTCGGCGTGGGCGCCGTGTCGTCGCCGTTCGACGCCTGGCTGACGATGCGCGGCATCAAGACGCTGCCGGTGCGCATGGATCGCCACTCGAGCAACGCGCAGACCCTGGCCGAGCGCCTGGTCGGTCACGCGAAGATCGACCGCGTCTACTACCCGGGCCTGCCCGAGCACCCCGGTCACGACATCGCGGCGAAGCAGATGCGCTCCTTCGGCGGCATGATCTCCCTCGCGCTGAGCGGCGGGGGAGTGGCGGCGCGCAAGCTGGCCGAGTCGACCCAGCTGTTCCAGCTGGCGGAGTCGCTCGGCGGCGTCGAGTCGCTGATCGGCTACCCGACCGAGATGACCCACGCCTCGGTCAAAGGCACCGCGCTCGAGGTGCCCGACAACGTCGTGCGCCTCTCGGTCGGCCTCGAGAACATCGACGATCTGACCGGCGACCTGCTGGGCGCGCTCGACCGCCTCTGA
- a CDS encoding DUF305 domain-containing protein, translating to MRSAAKDPSAASRRPSRPWWIVAAALALLLFASGLLLGRVGAAPATPTTESAAAGFLRDMQVHHAQAVQMSLLVRDRSTDEELRLIAYDIAVGQGGQAGQMYGLLDAWDLPQASSQPRMTWMTYPTIDGSGGDHGHAVSGQKAGGPMPGMATAAQLTELTAAKGEAADKLFLTLMIAHHQGGLEMAEAILHRTDQKQVVAMATQIEASQKAEITTMQEMLKKLG from the coding sequence GTGAGAAGCGCCGCGAAGGACCCCTCGGCCGCGAGCCGACGGCCGAGCCGCCCCTGGTGGATCGTCGCCGCCGCCCTCGCGCTGCTGCTCTTCGCGTCGGGGCTGCTGCTCGGTCGTGTGGGCGCCGCCCCCGCGACGCCGACGACCGAGAGCGCCGCTGCCGGATTCCTGCGCGACATGCAGGTGCACCACGCCCAGGCGGTGCAGATGTCACTGCTCGTGCGCGACCGCAGCACCGACGAGGAGCTGCGCCTGATCGCCTATGACATCGCCGTCGGGCAGGGCGGGCAGGCCGGGCAGATGTACGGCCTGCTCGACGCCTGGGATCTGCCGCAGGCCTCCAGCCAGCCGCGCATGACCTGGATGACGTACCCGACGATCGACGGCAGCGGCGGCGATCACGGTCACGCGGTATCGGGGCAGAAGGCCGGCGGGCCGATGCCCGGCATGGCGACGGCGGCGCAGCTGACCGAGCTGACGGCGGCGAAGGGCGAGGCGGCCGACAAGCTCTTCCTGACCCTGATGATCGCCCACCACCAGGGCGGTCTCGAGATGGCGGAGGCGATCCTGCACCGCACCGATCAGAAGCAGGTCGTCGCGATGGCGACCCAGATCGAGGCCTCGCAGAAGGCCGAGATCACGACCATGCAGGAGATGCTGAAGAAGCTCGGCTGA
- a CDS encoding DUF3105 domain-containing protein, whose product MPRDESAPSAGSGKPTTKQARAEQRAEKVAAFKKKEAARKRNRRLAIGGGITVAVAAVVAITLAIVLPLSSGGGSTASGPVKLNTVQTWEGLSSQHTAKKVDYRMSPPAGGPHNATWLNCGVYDQPVPNENAVHDLEHGALWFTYNPDEISGGKLDALKKIVPDVYATLSPYPGLDAPMAVSAWGAQIKFSNPENAKVTQFITDYYRSPNAPEPGAPCTGGLDAPGKVS is encoded by the coding sequence ATGCCCCGCGACGAATCCGCACCGAGCGCCGGTTCCGGCAAGCCGACCACGAAGCAGGCCCGCGCCGAGCAGCGCGCCGAGAAGGTCGCCGCCTTCAAGAAGAAGGAGGCGGCACGCAAGCGCAACCGCCGCCTCGCCATCGGCGGCGGCATCACGGTCGCCGTCGCGGCCGTCGTCGCGATCACCCTCGCGATCGTGCTGCCGCTGAGCTCCGGCGGCGGCAGCACCGCTTCGGGCCCGGTCAAGCTCAACACCGTGCAGACGTGGGAGGGACTGTCGTCGCAGCACACCGCGAAGAAGGTCGACTACCGCATGTCGCCGCCCGCGGGCGGTCCGCACAACGCGACCTGGCTCAACTGCGGCGTTTACGACCAGCCGGTGCCCAACGAGAACGCGGTGCACGACCTCGAGCACGGCGCGCTGTGGTTCACCTACAACCCGGACGAGATCTCGGGCGGGAAGCTCGACGCGCTGAAGAAGATCGTGCCCGACGTCTACGCGACCCTCTCGCCGTATCCCGGCCTCGACGCCCCGATGGCCGTCTCGGCCTGGGGCGCGCAGATCAAGTTCTCGAACCCCGAGAACGCCAAGGTGACGCAGTTCATCACCGACTACTACCGCTCCCCCAACGCGCCCGAGCCGGGCGCCCCGTGCACCGGAGGCCTCGACGCCCCCGGCAAGGTGAGCTGA
- a CDS encoding cystathionine beta-synthase gives MAYAESVLDLVGNTPLVKLNSVTDGIQATVLVKVEYVNPGGSSKDRIAVRIIDAAEREGRLKPGGTIVEPTSGNTGIGLALVAQQRGYRCVFVCPDKVSADKRSTLQAYGAEVVVCPTAVAPEDPRSYYNVSDRLAREIPGAFKPDQYSNPNGPLSHYETTGPEIWRDTEQRVTHFVAGVGTGGTISGVGRYLKEVSDGRVQIVGADPEGSVYSGGTGRPYLVEGVGEDFWPTAYDGSVVDEIIASSDAESFDYTRRLAREEGLLVGGSSGLAVASGLKLARRLGPDDTVVILLPDGGRGYLAKIFSDEWMGSHGFLPAEPGPTVGEVVARKGDAIPAFVHVHPDETLGTAVHILREYGVSTMPVITAEPPLVLGEIIGSIDERHILAALADGAGLDTPIREFTGPALRSVGLSQPVETATAALRETDALLVLDEGLPVTVLTRADLLDFRDA, from the coding sequence ATGGCATACGCGGAGTCCGTTCTCGACCTCGTCGGCAACACCCCGCTCGTGAAGCTCAACAGCGTCACCGACGGCATCCAGGCCACCGTGCTCGTCAAGGTCGAGTACGTGAACCCCGGCGGCTCGTCGAAGGATCGCATCGCCGTGCGCATCATCGACGCGGCCGAGCGCGAGGGGCGGCTGAAGCCCGGCGGCACGATCGTCGAGCCCACGAGCGGCAACACCGGGATCGGCCTCGCGCTGGTCGCCCAGCAGCGCGGCTATCGCTGCGTGTTCGTCTGCCCCGACAAGGTGAGCGCCGACAAGCGCTCCACCCTGCAGGCCTACGGCGCCGAGGTCGTCGTCTGCCCGACGGCCGTCGCGCCCGAGGATCCGCGCTCGTACTACAACGTGAGCGACCGGCTCGCCCGCGAGATCCCGGGCGCCTTCAAGCCCGACCAGTACTCGAACCCGAACGGGCCGCTCAGCCACTACGAGACCACCGGCCCCGAGATCTGGCGCGACACCGAGCAGAGGGTCACGCACTTCGTGGCCGGCGTCGGCACCGGCGGCACGATCAGCGGCGTCGGCCGCTACCTCAAGGAGGTCAGCGACGGCCGCGTGCAGATCGTCGGCGCCGACCCCGAGGGCTCCGTCTACTCGGGTGGAACCGGCCGGCCCTACCTGGTCGAGGGCGTCGGTGAGGACTTCTGGCCGACCGCCTACGACGGCAGCGTCGTCGACGAGATCATCGCCTCGAGCGACGCCGAGAGCTTCGACTACACGCGCCGCCTCGCCCGCGAGGAGGGCCTGCTGGTCGGCGGATCGAGCGGACTCGCCGTCGCCTCGGGCCTCAAGCTCGCCCGCCGCCTCGGACCCGACGACACGGTCGTGATCCTGCTGCCCGACGGCGGCCGCGGCTACCTGGCGAAGATCTTCAGCGACGAGTGGATGGGCAGCCACGGCTTCCTGCCCGCCGAGCCGGGACCCACGGTCGGCGAGGTGGTCGCGCGCAAGGGCGACGCCATCCCCGCCTTCGTGCACGTGCATCCGGACGAGACCCTCGGCACGGCCGTGCACATCCTGCGCGAGTACGGCGTCTCGACGATGCCGGTCATCACCGCCGAGCCGCCGCTCGTGCTGGGCGAGATCATCGGGTCGATCGACGAGCGGCACATCCTCGCCGCGCTCGCCGACGGCGCCGGGCTCGACACCCCGATCCGGGAATTCACCGGCCCGGCCCTTCGTTCCGTGGGATTGAGCCAGCCGGTCGAGACGGCGACGGCGGCGCTCCGCGAGACGGATGCGCTGCTCGTGCTCGACGAGGGTCTGCCCGTCACGGTGCTGACCCGCGCCGACCTGCTCGACTTCCGCGACGCCTGA
- a CDS encoding ROK family transcriptional regulator, with protein sequence MRTTGLSEAERRPRPGSQSALRGRNRQRIVDALRDAGPLTQAELSRRTGLSAATISNIVRLLADEGAVSTDTTTSSGRRATSVRLSDDGRLVVGLDFGRRHARIVLVTPGYEVVAERAIELPRGYPALEGVRAVRDVLDELMAERGVRRSAVLAAGLGMPGPIDRRSGTVVQGTILPEWIGVTADDLSEQLDLPVLLDNDANLGALAEVTWGAYSEVENLMFVKIGSGIGSGLIINGKPYYGNIGVTGEIGHTTINEQGAVCHCGNRGCLETVASTVVMLELLYRRQPGNHGTADIVRRAVEGDPGTLRVLQDAGSAIGAALGNMANLINPEVILIGGPLAPIGEPFLEPIARSFSRHAVPRVGDSTTIAMGSLGDRAEALGGASLALRHVDALALV encoded by the coding sequence ATGAGGACGACGGGGCTCTCTGAGGCAGAGCGACGCCCGCGTCCCGGGTCACAGAGCGCCCTGCGCGGCCGCAATCGCCAGCGCATCGTCGACGCGCTGCGCGACGCGGGGCCGCTGACGCAGGCCGAGCTGTCGCGTCGCACCGGGCTCAGCGCGGCGACGATCTCGAACATCGTGCGCCTGCTCGCCGATGAGGGCGCCGTGAGCACCGACACGACCACGAGCTCGGGTCGCCGCGCCACCTCCGTGCGGCTCTCCGACGACGGCCGCCTCGTCGTCGGCCTCGACTTCGGCCGTCGCCACGCGCGCATCGTGCTCGTCACCCCGGGCTACGAGGTCGTGGCCGAGCGGGCGATCGAGCTGCCGCGCGGCTACCCCGCTCTCGAGGGCGTGCGGGCCGTGCGCGACGTGCTCGACGAGCTCATGGCCGAGCGCGGTGTGCGCCGTTCGGCGGTGCTCGCCGCCGGCCTCGGCATGCCCGGCCCGATCGATCGCCGCAGCGGAACGGTCGTGCAGGGCACGATCCTGCCCGAGTGGATCGGCGTCACCGCCGACGACCTCAGCGAGCAGCTCGACCTGCCCGTGCTGCTCGACAACGACGCCAATCTCGGCGCGCTCGCCGAGGTGACCTGGGGCGCCTACAGCGAGGTCGAGAACCTCATGTTCGTCAAGATCGGCTCGGGCATCGGCTCGGGGCTGATCATCAACGGCAAGCCCTATTACGGCAACATCGGGGTCACCGGCGAGATCGGCCACACGACGATCAACGAGCAGGGCGCCGTGTGCCACTGCGGCAACCGCGGCTGTCTCGAGACGGTCGCCTCGACGGTCGTCATGCTCGAGTTGCTCTATCGGCGCCAGCCGGGCAACCACGGCACCGCCGACATCGTGCGCCGGGCTGTCGAGGGCGACCCGGGCACCCTGCGCGTGCTGCAGGACGCCGGCTCGGCGATCGGCGCCGCGCTCGGCAACATGGCGAATCTGATCAACCCCGAGGTGATCCTCATCGGCGGTCCGCTGGCCCCGATCGGCGAGCCCTTCCTCGAGCCGATCGCGCGCTCCTTCTCCCGTCACGCGGTGCCGCGGGTGGGCGACTCGACGACCATCGCGATGGGCTCGCTCGGCGACCGCGCCGAGGCGCTGGGCGGCGCATCCCTCGCTCTGCGTCACGTCGACGCGCTCGCGCTCGTCTGA
- the mmsA gene encoding multiple monosaccharide ABC transporter ATP-binding protein has protein sequence MRGITKRFPGVIALDDVTLRVREGEIHSICGENGAGKSTLMKVLSGVYGFGTYEGDIVWEGEVARFRDIRQSEAAGIVIIHQELALIPELSIAENIFLGNEPRTPFGSIDWSAVRLRARELLTRVGLRDDPDTQIKAIGVGKQQLVEIAKALNKNVKLLILDEPTAALNENDSQHLLGLIRDLRDKGVTSIMISHKLNEIEAISNSITIIRDGHTVESLDVKADGVDEDRIIRGMVGRVLENRFPSHDGSGIGEVFFEVRDWTVQHPLTAERLVAKHSNFTVRRGEVVGFAGLMGAGRTELAMSIFGQSYGTVLSGQVFKDGEEIKLPNVSAAIKHGLAYVSEDRKALGLNLLDDIKTSVVSAKLSKIAPGGVVDDLQEHKIADEYRKELRIKTPTVDEGVGKLSGGNQQKVVLAKWMFTDPDLLILDEPTRGIDVGAKTEIYGIIRKLAESGAGVILISSELPELLGVADRIYTIFEGTITSEISAKDANPETLMKSMTSDKNKKDAA, from the coding sequence ATGCGCGGCATCACCAAGCGCTTCCCGGGCGTCATCGCCCTCGACGATGTGACCCTGCGCGTGCGCGAGGGCGAGATCCACTCGATCTGCGGCGAGAACGGCGCCGGCAAGTCGACGCTGATGAAGGTGCTCTCGGGCGTCTACGGATTCGGCACCTACGAGGGCGACATCGTCTGGGAGGGCGAGGTGGCGCGCTTCCGCGACATCCGCCAGAGCGAGGCCGCGGGCATCGTGATCATCCACCAGGAGCTCGCGCTGATCCCCGAGCTGTCGATCGCCGAGAACATCTTCCTCGGCAACGAGCCCCGCACCCCCTTCGGCTCGATCGACTGGTCGGCCGTGCGCCTGCGCGCCCGCGAGCTGCTCACCCGCGTCGGCCTGCGCGACGACCCCGACACGCAGATCAAGGCCATCGGCGTCGGCAAGCAGCAGCTCGTCGAGATCGCCAAGGCGCTCAACAAGAACGTGAAGCTGCTCATCCTCGACGAGCCCACCGCCGCGCTCAATGAGAACGACTCGCAGCACCTGCTCGGCCTCATCCGCGACCTGCGCGACAAGGGCGTCACGAGCATCATGATCAGTCACAAGCTCAACGAGATCGAGGCGATCAGCAACTCGATCACGATCATCCGCGACGGCCACACGGTCGAGAGCCTGGATGTGAAGGCCGACGGCGTCGACGAAGACCGCATCATCCGCGGCATGGTCGGCCGTGTGCTCGAGAACCGCTTCCCGTCGCACGACGGCTCGGGCATCGGCGAGGTCTTCTTCGAGGTGCGCGACTGGACGGTGCAGCACCCGCTGACCGCCGAGCGCCTCGTCGCCAAGCACTCCAACTTCACCGTGCGCCGCGGCGAGGTCGTCGGCTTCGCCGGCCTCATGGGCGCCGGCCGCACCGAGCTCGCGATGAGCATCTTCGGCCAGAGCTACGGCACCGTGCTCTCGGGTCAGGTGTTCAAGGACGGCGAGGAGATCAAGCTCCCCAACGTCTCGGCCGCGATCAAGCACGGCCTCGCCTACGTCAGCGAGGACCGCAAGGCGCTCGGCCTCAACCTGCTCGACGACATCAAGACCTCGGTCGTGTCGGCGAAGCTGTCGAAGATCGCCCCTGGCGGCGTCGTCGACGACCTGCAGGAGCACAAGATCGCCGACGAGTACCGCAAGGAGCTGCGGATCAAGACGCCGACCGTCGACGAGGGCGTCGGCAAGCTCTCCGGCGGCAACCAGCAGAAGGTCGTGCTGGCGAAGTGGATGTTCACCGACCCCGACCTGCTGATCCTCGACGAGCCGACCCGCGGCATCGACGTGGGAGCCAAGACCGAGATCTACGGCATCATCCGCAAGCTCGCCGAGTCGGGCGCCGGCGTGATCCTCATATCCTCCGAGCTGCCCGAGCTGCTCGGCGTCGCCGACCGCATCTACACGATCTTCGAGGGCACCATCACGAGCGAGATCTCCGCGAAGGATGCCAACCCCGAGACCCTCATGAAGAGCATGACCTCCGACAAGAACAAGAAGGACGCCGCCTGA
- the mmsB gene encoding multiple monosaccharide ABC transporter permease: MTDTAAAPKKSGGIRDLGKMFGGGQSSVRQFGILGALVAIIIIFQVLTGGKTLEPGNVINIVNQNAYVLILAIGMVMVIIAGHIDLSVGSVAAFTGIIVAIAMNRGGVPWWLGVLIGLGIGALVGAWQGFWVAYVGVPAFIVTLAGMLVFRGLNQFVGNSTTEPIKDDIFLQIGGGYLPDPDLGIAYNVPTLILGLLAAVFVIINEFRMRARQRKVGAESAPLWVSIVKVVLLAAVIIVAAFLFAGGRVGTSFPIPGIILVALVIIYAFVTNNTVTGRHIYSVGGNWHAAELSGVKIKRINFFVMMNMSILAAVAGMVFISRSVSSGPGDGTSWELDAIAAVFIGGAAVSGGIGTVIGSIVGGLVIAVLNNGLQLLGVSSDKVQIIKGLVLLLAVGIDVLSKRSGGRSLMSRFSRPKKVSAADENMTYPLNRPLVEPDGASAEQSGRPSSTTPNA; the protein is encoded by the coding sequence ATGACCGACACCGCAGCAGCCCCGAAGAAGTCGGGCGGCATCCGCGACCTGGGCAAGATGTTCGGCGGCGGCCAGTCGAGCGTGCGCCAGTTCGGCATCCTCGGCGCCCTCGTCGCGATCATCATCATCTTCCAGGTGCTCACCGGCGGGAAGACGCTCGAGCCCGGCAACGTGATCAACATCGTCAACCAGAACGCCTACGTGCTGATCCTGGCGATCGGCATGGTCATGGTGATCATCGCCGGCCACATCGACCTCTCGGTCGGCTCGGTCGCCGCGTTCACCGGCATCATCGTCGCGATCGCGATGAACCGCGGCGGTGTTCCGTGGTGGCTCGGCGTGCTGATCGGCCTCGGCATCGGCGCCCTGGTCGGCGCCTGGCAGGGCTTCTGGGTCGCCTACGTCGGGGTTCCGGCGTTCATCGTGACCTTGGCCGGCATGCTCGTCTTCCGCGGACTCAACCAGTTCGTGGGCAACTCGACCACCGAGCCGATCAAGGACGACATCTTCCTGCAGATCGGCGGCGGCTACCTGCCCGACCCCGACCTCGGCATCGCGTACAACGTGCCGACGCTGATCCTGGGCCTCCTCGCCGCGGTCTTCGTGATCATCAACGAGTTCCGGATGCGCGCCCGCCAGCGCAAGGTCGGCGCCGAGAGCGCCCCGCTCTGGGTCAGCATCGTCAAGGTCGTGCTGCTCGCCGCCGTCATCATCGTCGCCGCGTTCCTCTTCGCGGGCGGCCGCGTCGGCACGAGCTTCCCGATCCCGGGCATCATCCTCGTCGCGCTCGTCATCATCTACGCCTTCGTGACCAACAACACCGTCACCGGCCGCCACATCTACTCGGTCGGCGGCAACTGGCACGCCGCCGAGCTGTCGGGCGTGAAGATCAAGCGCATCAACTTCTTCGTCATGATGAACATGTCGATCCTGGCGGCCGTCGCGGGCATGGTCTTCATCTCGCGCTCGGTGTCGTCGGGCCCCGGAGACGGCACCAGCTGGGAGCTCGACGCGATCGCGGCGGTCTTCATCGGCGGCGCCGCCGTCTCGGGCGGCATCGGAACCGTCATCGGCTCGATCGTCGGTGGTCTGGTGATCGCCGTGCTCAACAACGGCCTGCAGCTGCTCGGCGTCTCGTCCGACAAGGTGCAGATCATCAAGGGCCTCGTGCTGCTGCTCGCCGTCGGCATCGACGTGCTCTCGAAGCGCTCCGGCGGCCGCTCGCTGATGTCGCGCTTCTCGCGCCCCAAGAAGGTCAGCGCCGCCGACGAGAACATGACCTACCCCCTCAACCGTCCCCTGGTCGAGCCCGACGGAGCCTCCGCCGAGCAGTCCGGCCGACCCTCGAGCACTACGCCGAACGCCTGA
- a CDS encoding ABC transporter ATP-binding protein, whose protein sequence is MRGGGGGGGRGGRISSSDAAAQRAANAEAPRIPHLIGRIAELFQPHRRALGTIVVLVLIGAGLSVLPPLLTQQAFDRGLFPAAGRPDVPVLLELVLGMVLLWVASAALGVWQTWLTARVGNSVMGRLRIRLFSHLEAMELGFFTRTKTGIIQSRLQNDVGGVAGVLSNTVQSVIGNTVTVIAALVSMLVLSWQMTIVAVVLLPVLVIAQRRVGQVRARIATQTQESLSEMTAITQEALSVSGILLTKSFARQNAEIARYTNENENQIRLQVRQAMSGQWFFALVNIFLSIIPAIVYLVAAWLILDRVDVTAGTVVAFTTVQARLMWPLMGLLRVALDLQTSQALFARIFEYLDLKPAITERADARAVDTSKLGRIAFDDVVFRYPDAPAESPATLRGVSFAVEPGQYAAFVGPSGAGKTTVSYLVPRMHDVTEGRVLFAGDDVRELQLSSLAESIGLVSQETYLFHATIAENLRYAKPEASDDELIAAAQAANIHATIASFPDGYDTVVGERGYRLSGGEKQRIAIARVLLKDPAVLVLDEATSALDTVSERIVQNAIDAAARGRTTIAIAHRLSTVVGADVIFVVDGGRIVEQGTHPELLAAGGVYAQLFAEQLAAAGSTAGSTPSAD, encoded by the coding sequence ATGCGCGGAGGTGGGGGCGGCGGAGGCCGCGGTGGTCGGATCTCGTCGAGCGACGCCGCAGCGCAGCGCGCCGCGAACGCCGAGGCGCCGCGTATCCCGCACCTGATCGGCCGCATCGCCGAGCTGTTCCAGCCGCACCGTCGCGCCCTCGGTACGATCGTCGTGCTCGTGCTGATCGGCGCCGGCCTGAGCGTGCTGCCGCCGCTGCTCACTCAGCAGGCCTTCGACCGCGGACTCTTCCCGGCGGCGGGCCGGCCCGACGTGCCGGTGCTGCTCGAGCTCGTGCTCGGGATGGTGCTGCTCTGGGTCGCCTCGGCCGCGCTCGGCGTGTGGCAGACCTGGCTGACCGCCCGCGTCGGCAACAGCGTGATGGGGCGACTGCGCATCCGCCTGTTCTCGCACCTCGAGGCCATGGAGCTCGGCTTCTTCACCCGCACCAAGACCGGCATCATCCAGTCGCGCCTGCAGAACGACGTCGGCGGCGTCGCCGGCGTGCTCAGCAACACGGTGCAGAGCGTGATCGGCAACACGGTGACCGTGATCGCCGCGCTCGTCTCGATGCTCGTGCTGAGCTGGCAGATGACGATCGTCGCGGTCGTGCTGCTGCCGGTGCTCGTGATCGCCCAGCGCCGCGTCGGCCAGGTGCGCGCCCGCATCGCGACGCAGACGCAGGAGTCGCTGTCGGAGATGACCGCGATCACGCAGGAGGCGCTGAGCGTCTCGGGCATCCTGCTGACCAAGAGCTTCGCCCGGCAGAACGCCGAGATCGCGCGCTACACGAACGAGAACGAGAACCAGATCCGGCTGCAGGTGCGCCAGGCGATGAGCGGGCAGTGGTTCTTCGCGCTGGTCAACATCTTCCTGTCGATCATCCCGGCGATCGTCTACCTCGTCGCGGCCTGGCTGATCCTCGACCGGGTGGATGTGACGGCCGGCACCGTCGTCGCCTTCACGACCGTGCAGGCGCGCCTGATGTGGCCGCTCATGGGGCTGCTGCGGGTCGCCCTCGACCTGCAGACCTCGCAGGCGCTGTTCGCCCGCATCTTCGAGTATCTCGACCTGAAGCCCGCGATCACCGAGCGCGCGGACGCGCGTGCCGTCGACACGAGCAAGCTCGGGCGGATCGCCTTCGACGACGTCGTCTTCCGCTATCCGGATGCGCCGGCCGAGAGCCCGGCGACGCTGCGCGGCGTCAGCTTCGCGGTCGAGCCGGGCCAGTACGCCGCGTTCGTCGGGCCGTCGGGCGCCGGCAAGACGACCGTGTCGTACCTCGTGCCGCGCATGCACGACGTGACCGAGGGGCGCGTGCTGTTCGCGGGCGATGACGTGCGCGAGCTGCAGCTCAGTTCGCTCGCCGAGTCGATCGGCCTCGTCAGCCAGGAGACCTACCTCTTCCACGCGACGATCGCCGAGAATCTGCGCTACGCCAAGCCCGAGGCGAGCGACGACGAGCTGATCGCGGCGGCGCAGGCGGCCAACATCCACGCCACCATCGCCTCCTTCCCCGACGGCTACGACACGGTCGTGGGCGAGCGCGGCTACCGGCTGAGCGGCGGAGAGAAGCAGCGCATCGCGATCGCGCGCGTGCTGCTGAAGGATCCGGCGGTGCTCGTGCTCGACGAGGCGACCAGCGCGCTCGACACCGTGAGCGAGCGCATCGTGCAGAACGCGATCGACGCGGCCGCCCGCGGGCGCACCACGATCGCGATCGCGCACCGGCTGTCGACGGTGGTCGGCGCCGACGTCATCTTCGTGGTCGACGGCGGCCGCATCGTCGAGCAGGGCACGCACCCCGAGCTGCTCGCCGCCGGCGGCGTCTACGCCCAGCTCTTCGCCGAGCAGCTCGCGGCGGCCGGGTCGACCGCCGGGTCGACGCCGAGCGCCGACTGA